A genomic stretch from Pseudomonas alkylphenolica includes:
- the ubiB gene encoding ubiquinone biosynthesis regulatory protein kinase UbiB — MKLLAVRRLFRIQRVVIRYRLDDLLFELPLPWWLMALRHLMPWRWLPRKTLDLSRGARLRLALQDLGPIFIKFGQLLSTRRDLLPEDIADELMLLQDRVPPFDPQHAVALIEEQLGAKISEVFSRFDVEPLASASVAQVHAAKLKSGEEVVVKVVRPGLKPVIAQDLAWLFLIARGAERVSADARLLHPVEVVNDYEKTIYDELDLLREAANASQLKRNFEGSEMMYVPQVYWDWCRPKVLVMERIYGIQVTDLATLADQRTDMKMLAERGVEIFFTQVFRDSFFHADMHPGNIFVSTVKPWSPQYIAIDCGIVGSLTPEDQDYLARNLFAFFKRDYRRVAQLHIDSGWVPAHTKLNEFEAAIRTVCEPIFEKPLKDISFGQVLMRLFQTARRFNMEVQPQLVLLQKTLLNIEGLGRQLYPELDLWSTAQPFLERWMRERVSPKNLLQNLHGQVEQIPHLAGMTRDLLERMSQPHQAEPPGAWQQKGDGWALRLLGAGLLGGGATLAAGAVSLSAPAAWPAWLMLAAGLYLIVRR, encoded by the coding sequence ATGAAGCTGCTTGCCGTCCGCCGTCTGTTTCGCATCCAGCGTGTGGTTATCCGCTACCGCCTCGATGACCTGCTGTTCGAACTGCCGCTGCCCTGGTGGCTGATGGCCCTGCGGCATCTGATGCCCTGGCGCTGGCTGCCACGCAAGACCCTCGATCTCAGCCGCGGCGCGCGCCTGCGCCTGGCCCTGCAAGACCTGGGGCCGATCTTCATCAAGTTCGGCCAACTGCTTTCAACCCGTCGCGACCTGCTCCCCGAAGACATCGCCGACGAGCTGATGCTGCTGCAGGACCGGGTACCGCCGTTCGATCCGCAACATGCGGTGGCGCTGATCGAAGAACAGCTCGGTGCGAAGATCAGCGAAGTGTTCAGCCGCTTTGATGTCGAACCACTGGCTTCGGCCTCGGTGGCCCAAGTCCATGCGGCCAAGCTCAAGAGCGGTGAAGAGGTGGTGGTCAAGGTCGTGCGCCCGGGCCTCAAGCCGGTCATCGCCCAGGACCTGGCCTGGCTGTTCCTGATCGCCCGTGGCGCCGAGCGGGTGTCGGCCGATGCCCGCCTGCTGCACCCGGTGGAAGTGGTCAACGATTACGAAAAAACCATCTACGACGAGCTCGATTTGCTCCGCGAGGCGGCCAACGCCAGCCAGCTCAAGCGCAACTTCGAAGGCTCGGAGATGATGTACGTGCCCCAGGTGTACTGGGACTGGTGCCGCCCCAAGGTGCTGGTGATGGAGCGCATCTACGGCATCCAGGTCACCGACCTGGCGACCCTGGCCGACCAGCGCACCGACATGAAGATGCTCGCCGAGCGTGGCGTGGAGATCTTCTTCACCCAGGTGTTCCGCGACAGCTTCTTCCATGCCGACATGCACCCGGGCAACATTTTCGTCAGCACCGTCAAACCTTGGAGCCCGCAGTACATTGCCATCGACTGCGGCATCGTCGGCAGCCTGACGCCGGAAGACCAGGACTACCTGGCGCGCAACCTGTTTGCCTTCTTCAAGCGCGACTACCGTCGCGTCGCCCAGTTGCATATCGATTCCGGCTGGGTACCGGCGCATACCAAACTCAATGAATTCGAAGCGGCGATCCGTACCGTTTGCGAGCCGATCTTCGAAAAACCATTAAAAGATATTTCCTTCGGTCAGGTGCTGATGCGTCTGTTCCAGACCGCGCGACGCTTCAACATGGAAGTCCAGCCGCAGCTGGTACTGCTGCAAAAAACCCTGCTGAACATCGAAGGCCTGGGCCGTCAGTTGTACCCCGAGCTGGACCTGTGGAGCACCGCCCAGCCGTTCCTGGAACGCTGGATGCGCGAGCGGGTCAGCCCGAAGAACCTGCTGCAGAACCTGCACGGCCAGGTCGAACAGATCCCGCACCTGGCCGGCATGACCCGCGACCTGCTTGAGCGCATGTCGCAGCCGCACCAGGCCGAGCCGCCCGGCGCCTGGCAACAGAAAGGCGATGGCTGGGCCTTGCGCCTGCTCGGCGCCGGCCTGCTCGGCGGTGGCGCGACCCTCGCCGCAGGGGCCGTCAGTCTCAGCGCTCCGGCGGCCTGGCCGGCCTGGCTGATGCTCGCGGCCGGTCTTTACCTGATCGTGCGTCGATAG
- the hisI gene encoding phosphoribosyl-AMP cyclohydrolase: MKDWLDEINWNSDGLVPAIAQDHKTGRVLMMAWMNRESLTLTAAEQRAIYWSRSRGKLWRKGEESGHVQKLHEMRLDCDADVIILMVEQLGHIACHTGRESCFYRVYENAEWKTVDPVLKDPHAIYNAGH; this comes from the coding sequence ATGAAAGACTGGCTGGACGAGATCAACTGGAACAGCGATGGCCTGGTACCGGCTATCGCCCAGGACCACAAAACCGGGCGCGTGCTGATGATGGCCTGGATGAACCGCGAGTCGCTGACCCTGACCGCCGCCGAGCAGCGGGCCATCTACTGGTCGCGTTCGCGTGGCAAACTGTGGCGCAAGGGCGAAGAATCCGGGCACGTGCAAAAACTGCATGAAATGCGCCTGGACTGCGACGCCGACGTGATCATCCTGATGGTCGAGCAACTGGGGCATATCGCTTGCCATACCGGTCGCGAAAGCTGCTTCTACCGTGTGTACGAAAACGCCGAGTGGAAGACCGTCGATCCGGTCCTCAAAGACCCCCACGCCATCTACAACGCAGGACACTGA
- a CDS encoding phosphoribosyl-ATP diphosphatase, with protein sequence MSDTLTRLAEVLEARKGAEPDSSYVASLYHKGLNKILEKLGEESIETIIAAKDAAHSGDYSDVIYETADLWFHSLVMLAQLGQHPQAVLDELDRRFGLSGHAEEAARQPSA encoded by the coding sequence ATGAGCGACACCCTGACCCGCCTGGCCGAAGTGCTGGAAGCGCGCAAAGGCGCCGAACCTGACAGTTCCTACGTGGCCAGCCTGTACCACAAAGGCCTGAACAAGATTCTGGAAAAGCTCGGCGAAGAGTCGATCGAGACCATCATTGCTGCCAAGGATGCCGCCCACAGCGGAGATTACAGCGATGTCATCTACGAGACCGCCGATCTGTGGTTCCATAGCCTGGTCATGCTCGCCCAACTGGGCCAGCACCCACAGGCGGTGCTGGATGAGCTGGACCGCCGTTTCGGCCTGTCCGGGCACGCCGAGGAAGCAGCGCGTCAGCCGTCGGCCTAA
- a CDS encoding twin-arginine translocase TatA/TatE family subunit, which translates to MGIFDWKHWIVLLVVVVLVFGTKKLKNFGSDLGESIKGFKKAMNEEESKPEEQTPPPVQPVQPQAASPLNQPQTIDGQAHKVEEPIRKD; encoded by the coding sequence ATGGGTATTTTTGACTGGAAACACTGGATCGTTCTGCTGGTGGTCGTGGTACTGGTATTCGGTACCAAGAAGCTGAAGAACTTCGGCAGCGACCTGGGCGAATCGATCAAGGGCTTCAAGAAAGCCATGAACGAGGAAGAGTCCAAGCCTGAAGAGCAGACTCCACCTCCGGTGCAACCCGTACAGCCACAGGCCGCTTCGCCACTGAACCAGCCACAGACCATCGACGGCCAGGCGCACAAGGTCGAAGAGCCGATCAGGAAAGATTGA
- the tatB gene encoding Sec-independent protein translocase protein TatB has product MFGISFSELLLVGLVALLVLGPERLPGAARTAGLWIGRLKRSFNAIKQEVEREIGADDIRRQLHNEHILSMEQEARKILNPQSVTPEPPAPAVASSETVATPSTAPAEAKPVASATTEPTQPPRAP; this is encoded by the coding sequence ATGTTCGGGATCAGCTTCAGCGAACTGCTGCTCGTGGGCCTGGTGGCCCTGCTGGTGCTCGGCCCCGAGCGTTTGCCGGGCGCCGCGCGTACGGCCGGGTTGTGGATCGGCCGCCTCAAGCGCAGCTTCAACGCGATCAAGCAGGAAGTCGAGCGCGAGATCGGCGCCGATGACATCCGCCGTCAGTTGCACAACGAGCACATCCTCTCCATGGAGCAGGAAGCGCGCAAGATCCTCAACCCGCAGAGCGTGACGCCCGAGCCACCTGCGCCCGCGGTTGCCAGCAGCGAAACCGTTGCGACACCGAGCACAGCCCCTGCCGAGGCCAAGCCGGTCGCCAGCGCAACCACCGAACCGACACAGCCCCCGCGAGCCCCATGA
- the tatC gene encoding twin-arginine translocase subunit TatC codes for MSDIPENDQPMPLVSHLTELRTRLLRCVAAIFLIFAGLFSFAQQIYTLVSAPLREHLPANATMIATDVASPFLTPFKLTMIVSLFLAIPLILQQIWGFIAPGLYRHEKRIAIPLLISSIILFYAGMAFAYFLVFPLIFGFFASATPEGVSMMTDIASYLDFVMTLFFAFGVAFEIPVAVVLLVWIGVVDVKYLKKIRPYVIIGCFVVGMILTPPDIFSQTLLAVPMWLLFEIGVLFGGLIRKRSEHHDDAADDHNDQPPATQP; via the coding sequence ATGAGCGATATTCCGGAAAACGACCAGCCAATGCCGCTGGTTTCGCACCTCACCGAGCTGCGTACACGCCTGCTGCGTTGCGTCGCGGCCATCTTCCTGATCTTCGCCGGGCTGTTTTCCTTCGCGCAGCAGATCTACACCCTGGTATCGGCGCCCCTGCGTGAGCACCTGCCGGCCAACGCGACGATGATCGCCACTGACGTGGCCTCGCCGTTCCTGACGCCGTTCAAGCTGACTATGATCGTCTCGCTGTTCCTGGCCATCCCGCTGATCCTCCAGCAGATCTGGGGCTTTATCGCTCCCGGCCTGTACCGCCATGAAAAGCGCATCGCGATCCCGCTGCTGATCTCCAGTATCATCCTGTTCTACGCCGGGATGGCCTTTGCCTACTTCCTGGTGTTCCCGCTGATTTTCGGTTTCTTCGCCAGCGCCACTCCGGAAGGGGTGTCGATGATGACCGATATTGCCAGCTACCTCGATTTCGTCATGACCCTGTTCTTCGCCTTCGGCGTGGCCTTCGAGATCCCGGTGGCCGTGGTCCTGCTAGTCTGGATCGGCGTGGTCGATGTGAAGTACCTGAAGAAAATCCGCCCTTACGTGATCATCGGCTGCTTTGTCGTCGGCATGATCCTCACGCCGCCGGACATCTTCTCGCAAACCCTGCTGGCCGTGCCGATGTGGCTGCTGTTCGAGATCGGCGTGCTGTTTGGCGGGCTGATCCGCAAGCGCAGCGAACACCATGATGACGCCGCCGACGACCACAACGACCAGCCGCCAGCGACCCAACCGTGA
- a CDS encoding 16S rRNA (uracil(1498)-N(3))-methyltransferase, with translation MNLLLLEEADFIAADRVVLADRRFTHMQEIHRVAVGDSLRVGRLGGLMGEARVLRLEGHEAELSVSFDREPPAKLPLTLVLALPRPKMLRRVFQTVATMGVPKLILVNSYRVEKSFWQTPFLEPEAIREQLVLGLEQTRDTILPEVIIEKRFKPFVEDRLPAIAQGTLGLVGHPGPFPPCPRGLDQPVTLAIGPEGGWIPYEIDLLGKAGLAPVQLGERILRVETAVTALLARLF, from the coding sequence GTGAACCTGCTGTTACTTGAAGAAGCCGACTTCATCGCGGCCGATCGCGTCGTTCTGGCTGACCGGCGCTTTACCCACATGCAGGAAATCCACCGCGTGGCGGTGGGCGACAGCCTGCGCGTCGGCCGCCTTGGCGGGCTGATGGGTGAAGCCCGGGTGCTGCGCCTGGAAGGCCACGAGGCCGAGCTGTCGGTCAGCTTCGACCGTGAACCACCGGCCAAGCTGCCGCTGACCCTGGTACTGGCCCTGCCGCGCCCGAAGATGCTGCGCCGGGTGTTCCAGACCGTCGCCACCATGGGCGTGCCGAAGCTGATTCTGGTCAACAGCTACCGGGTCGAGAAAAGCTTCTGGCAGACCCCCTTCCTCGAACCCGAGGCCATCCGTGAGCAACTGGTCCTGGGCCTGGAACAGACCCGCGACACGATCCTGCCCGAGGTCATCATCGAGAAGCGCTTCAAGCCCTTTGTCGAAGACCGCCTGCCAGCCATTGCCCAAGGCACCCTCGGTCTGGTCGGTCACCCCGGGCCATTCCCGCCCTGCCCGCGCGGCCTGGACCAGCCGGTAACCCTGGCCATCGGCCCCGAGGGCGGCTGGATCCCCTACGAAATCGACCTGCTGGGTAAGGCCGGGCTGGCCCCGGTGCAGCTTGGCGAACGCATCCTGCGCGTGGAGACGGCGGTTACCGCCCTGCTCGCTCGTCTGTTCTGA
- a CDS encoding methyl-accepting chemotaxis protein yields MAATVQEVARNAEEASEAALVADQQAREGDRVVAESIAQIERLATEMNHSSQAMGQLKSESDKIGSVLDVIKSVAQQTNLLALNAAIEAARAGEAGRGFAVVADEVRSLAQRTQQSTEEIEALIAGLQSGTQQVASSMDASRELTASSVELTRRAGTSLETITHTVSSIQAMNQQIAAAAEQQSAVAEEINRSVMNVRDVSDQTSAASEETAASSVELARLGTHLQGLVGKFQL; encoded by the coding sequence ATGGCCGCCACCGTGCAGGAAGTCGCGCGCAATGCCGAAGAGGCCTCGGAGGCCGCGCTGGTGGCCGATCAGCAGGCCCGCGAGGGTGATCGGGTAGTCGCTGAGTCGATTGCCCAGATCGAGCGTCTGGCGACTGAAATGAATCATTCCAGCCAAGCCATGGGCCAGCTCAAGAGCGAAAGCGACAAGATCGGCAGCGTGCTCGATGTGATCAAGTCGGTGGCCCAGCAAACCAACCTGCTGGCCCTCAACGCAGCGATCGAAGCCGCCCGCGCCGGGGAAGCCGGGCGTGGCTTTGCCGTGGTCGCCGATGAAGTACGCAGCCTGGCCCAGCGCACCCAGCAATCGACCGAAGAGATCGAAGCGTTGATCGCCGGCTTGCAAAGCGGCACCCAACAAGTCGCCAGCAGCATGGATGCCAGCCGCGAGCTGACTGCCAGCAGCGTCGAGCTGACCCGTCGCGCCGGCACCTCACTGGAGACCATCACCCATACCGTTTCCTCGATCCAGGCGATGAACCAGCAGATCGCCGCAGCGGCCGAGCAACAAAGCGCAGTAGCGGAAGAGATCAACCGCAGCGTGATGAATGTGCGCGATGTGTCAGATCAGACCTCCGCCGCCAGCGAAGAAACTGCCGCCTCCAGTGTCGAACTGGCCCGCCTGGGCACCCACCTGCAGGGCCTGGTCGGCAAATTCCAGCTCTGA
- a CDS encoding methyl-accepting chemotaxis protein, producing the protein MSATVHEVAQNAELASQAATAADQQAQLGDQVVGEAVEQIEQLARQMDHSIDAMHQLAGESQRIGSILDVIKSVSEQTNLLALNAAIEAARAGEAGRGFAVVADEVRGLAQRTQQSTEEIEQLIGNLHDGTDQVTRLLDSSKVLTRDSVELSRRAGDALGQITRTVSNIQGMNQQIATASEEQSAVAEEINRSVINVREVSDQTSAASEETAASSVELARLGRQLQTLAGRFTL; encoded by the coding sequence ATGAGCGCAACGGTCCACGAAGTGGCGCAGAACGCCGAACTTGCCTCGCAGGCGGCGACCGCCGCCGACCAGCAGGCGCAACTGGGCGATCAGGTGGTCGGTGAGGCCGTGGAACAGATCGAACAGCTGGCCCGGCAAATGGACCATTCGATCGATGCCATGCATCAACTGGCCGGCGAGAGTCAGCGCATCGGCAGCATTCTTGATGTGATCAAGTCGGTCTCCGAGCAAACCAACCTGCTGGCCCTGAACGCCGCCATCGAAGCGGCGCGAGCCGGCGAGGCCGGTCGTGGTTTTGCCGTGGTCGCCGATGAAGTCCGCGGCCTGGCCCAGCGTACTCAACAGTCAACCGAGGAGATCGAACAACTGATTGGCAACCTGCATGACGGCACCGATCAGGTCACCCGCCTGCTCGACAGCAGCAAGGTCCTGACCCGCGACAGTGTCGAGCTGAGCCGCAGGGCTGGTGATGCGCTGGGACAGATCACCCGCACGGTGTCGAATATTCAGGGCATGAACCAGCAGATCGCTACCGCCAGCGAAGAACAAAGCGCGGTGGCCGAGGAGATCAACCGCAGTGTGATCAATGTGCGCGAAGTGTCGGACCAGACCAGTGCGGCCAGTGAAGAGACGGCAGCGTCGAGTGTCGAGCTGGCGCGGCTGGGGCGTCAGCTACAGACGCTGGCCGGCCGCTTCACCCTGTAA